Part of the Paroedura picta isolate Pp20150507F chromosome 3, Ppicta_v3.0, whole genome shotgun sequence genome is shown below.
TTGAAATGTTGCTGAGCAGAGTGATCCAAGCCAATCGATCCAAATAAAGTGGGGAGCTTTAAGGAAGATCTGCAATTATTTTCTTCGGAGGGGGGCCGGAAggtttctcctctttctctttggCTTTCTCTTCATACATCAGAATTCTgcggagggaagagggaggacaTGGATCAGTCTGGAAGGTTGGGGGTTGGCTATTGCAACTGGGGGGTGGGAACTGGAGGTCAGCAACACTTACATTTTGAGGATCGCTGACCGCTTGCCCAGCATCATACGGACAAAGTCCCTGTAAGAGATGGTCTCGCTCATCCCTCCTGTCACTTCCGTGATCATCTTCTTCAGTTCCAGGTGGGTTTTGGCTGCCCCCAATTTTTCTAGCATGCGCTTCAAGGCCATGATGTCTGGagcggtggggggaggaaaggacaaCGCCAAGTGAGTTCCGGCTGCCGATACTTTTCACGTTGTTTGCTTTCTCGATGCACAGAAGTCAGAAATTGCATCCTGACcaataagagcaggggtagtcaaactgcggccctccagatgtccatggactacaattcccagaagcccctgccagcgaatgctggcaggggctcctgggaattgtagtccatggacatctggagggccgcagtttgactacccctgaataagaTAATAGAAACCCGACAACCCCATTTGGCACATGTTGGAGAACGTATgaccaatgcactttagaagcagttTTTCCTGtttggcacaggaaaatccagctgcaaaagcagatcAAAAGTGTGTTATCCAACGTGTATGGAAGGAAATACGGCAGCTGGATCGCTACAGTGGTTAAGACtgggagcttctaatctggcaagtgattatcagccgctttgagactccttctggtagagaaaagcggcatataataccaactcatcttcttcttcatgttaagGAAGTATAATATTGCTCTTTCAACCGGAacacaccttttttttttctgaatggatGCTACAACGGCGGCAAGACTAGTATTAGCCAAGAATTGGAAATCCCAAGATATAACGACGGTTGACTCTTGGCTAGACAGACTTGTTGATCTGGtaaaaatggcaaaacttacatctATGGTAAATAGAAAGTCAGATGAAGAATTTCGGGGGCAGTGGAGCCTCTATTTGGACTATCTTACTAAATGAGGCTTGAAACAGGAAAGAAAagactggggggaaagggggggcaaagggaagggggtATATAGTGTTCGaatattcttttttatttttctttctgtatactcttacaaaataaacaaacaaacaaataaataagtaaaattcaATGGACTTGCCCAGGGTTGGATAAAAGGACTTGGGGGACCATCGGTGACCTGCAGACCTTTGAGTGCCCATTTCCGGTCAAAGAGGAGGAACGGCTGTTGGGTGGTGTACCGTGGGCAGAAACAAGAATGACCCCGATACGTAAACGTAACTCACCTATGTTTCCTTGCGCGTTAAGGTCAAAGTCCAAGTATTTCTCTGCAAAAGAGAGAGGGTTAACATCAGAACACAAAGGCTGCCCTGTTGGATCACAGCACCACTCTGGTCCGGCATTCTGCACTGAACAGTGGCCTGCTAGATGCCCCTGGGATGCTCAAAGGCAGCAGGTGACGGCAGCATCTGTCCCTCTGTGTGTCCGATATCttacagcagccttttccaaccttttggccATAGATGAGGCCCAGAAAtaatttgtcaggctttgaggagctctttcttttcttggagggggggggaggatcgaagaaggcagaggagggagagaaaactccaagactgacagaagttaagagaaattaggggcttctcctttaaggcaagcttgtcatatggccacctttggccaatcagggcgtctctaccacagaggacagcccagattcaaaacagcctgctttcaaTATTCAGTTTCAATATTCAATATTCAATTTCTAGCTTCCTTATGGTACCCCTAAAAATTGTGGCTTAATctcaagacattttaaaaattcttatttgaacaaaacaatgtttttttaaaaaattaattgggttaattaatgaattaatttagAAGCAAGAATGTTGTATAGTCCAAcctcgtcagatctcggaagttaagcagggtcttTACTGGGAAGGGAGTCTgccaaggaggactctgcagaggaaagtcaTGGCAAACTACTCTGCTCTTCTCTCTCGCATGACCCTTCCTCTGCTCTTCTCTCTCGCATGACCCTTCCTGACAACCTCTTCCTAGTTTTGTGatgaatcagctgtgacttgatggcttgTATATTCATTTGGAGGCAAcacaaattgagtccaatagcactgtgcccatgaaagcttcacgccttgaataaaccttggtgCCATTGGACACAATCACTGGAGGCTCTCATTGTGGGAGGGGCCCACTCGCTCTGCTGGCATTACAGCATCTTTAAAAGGACAGACTCCGCCCTGCTCCTTCAGCTCAAATGAGAAAACCAATTCCCTTCTCGCATTGTATCCAGTTGTTCATCGAGGCCACTCACTTTTAAACAATTCCAACTTTTCGGCAAGGTCTTCATCTGTGCTGTATTTGGGGTCCTCCAAGAATTCCTGTAAAAGACAGGAGAAACCCCTGGTGGAGTTAGAAGATCGGCTGAGGGGCCAAAGGAGCCGAGTTCGGATTCCCACTCtgccagtgggtgaccttgggccttgcttcctttccccacctcgCCTCCTATACagagttgttttgaggataaaatgggacatcccccccccccggttcctggGCCTGGATGATGGACATCTGTTCCTTGTCCTCTTTCCCCATCTAACTATATGGTGCTGTGACCCTTCTGATACCTTAGCTATGGGTACATGTGGGAGAACTGAGTTGGTTATTACTGCCATCTTAACTGCTTGACTGTTTGCTTTTAATGGTTGTTGTCATGAAGGTTATGGTAATGGTATGAttctatggggtttttattgtatggTGGGAATGTTGAGATGGTTTATACGATGTGAACCGCCAAAAGCCAGCGGTGGTATATAACATGAATTATAGATAAatacaaatagaatcatagaatcatagagttggaaggggccatacaggccatccagtccaaccccctgctcaacgcaggatcagcccaaagcatcctaaagcatccaagaaaagtgtgtatccaacctttgcttgaagactgccagtgataaacaaacaaacaaacaaacaaacaaacaagggagAACTCCCTgtgcagctgggagggaggacaggATAAGAATACACATGATGGTCAGATGGATGTCAGGCAATGGCCACGGAAGAGTGGAAGCCGTCTGCCCCATTTCATCTATCACTTGGGGATATCAGAAAAGGATGCTGTTAATGGCATCCTAAGTAGTTACTCCTTTGCATTGGCTTAGAACAGCGGTTTCCAAAATTTTGGcttgcccctccccaaatgacctcatcctcaggctccatcctccaaatctccaggcatttcccaccctggaggtggcaaccttgCTGCAAGAGCATCTCCATCTAAAGGATTTCAGGCAACTGGCGTTAGGACAAATCCCGCTCTCTGTCTAAAATCCTGAAGAGCCGGGCATTTGCCTTACTGTGCCTTTGCTTTGCTGACATCTTTATTCAGTGGCAATCTGAAAACGTGAAGTTTGGGGCATGAGAATTCCCCTCCGGCTGCCATTCCCAGGTAGATGTTACATAATTAAATAGTTGGACAACGGAGAATATCGGAGAAGGGGACCAGGATCTTCCCataacctgacctcaaccaaaaacctggcagaagagctccattttacatgccctgcagaactgcattagcTCTGACAGGggccgtagctcttccgggagctcattccaccaggagggggccaaggtcgaaaagaccctggccctggttgaggctaggcaaacTTCACAcgggccggggatcaccagcctattAGTATTCACAGGGCGGGAAGCCAATGAAGAAACAATGGAGCAGCCAatgttaaattgttttattaattttttaaatggtgattttaatGCAATTAGATGTTGCGAGCAGTCCTGAGCCTGCTCGCAGAGAGGGCCAACCTAGAAAtcaaagtataaacaaacaaacaaacaaacaaaatgttagCTTTGCCTTCTTTCTTACCTTATTGAGAGAGTCAAGGAACTCTTCTTGCTGGGCCTTCAGTGCCCCAAAAGCCTTTCCTCCTGGCAGATGGAgaaaaatataataacaacaacaacaacaacaacaacaacaacaacaacaacaacaacaacaacaacaggcacaCTGGGAGACCccatcttcctcccccacccccaacaagattctgttcctctggagtaggggtagtcaaactgcggccccccagatgtccctggactacaattcccaggagcccttgccagcatttgccagcggggggccgcagtttgactacccctgctctggagggtccTAGTTTTCCAATATCCTCTTTGCAAAGGCAGTTTCCTCTCCACAGCTTCGGTTCCGTGGGATGTGTTATATTTGGGGCTCTTTGGCGAAACCAAAAAGGAAGTAGACAGAAGTTCCTGATGCTAacaataacaagaacaacaacaataataataggcaCACTGGGATACCCCATCCCCCtgacttcctcccccacccccaacaagattctgttcctctggagcaggggtagtcaaactgcggccccccagatgtccctggactacaattcccaggagcccctgccagcattcgccagcgaatgctggcaagggctcctgggaattgtattccatggacatctggagggccgcagtttgactacccctgctctggagggtccTAGTTTTCGAATATCCTCTTTGCAAAGGCAGTTTCCTCTCCACGGCTTCGGTTCCGTGGCATGTGTTATATTTGGGGCTCTTTGGCAAAATCAAAGAGGAAGTAGACAGAAGTTCCTGACGCTGAACTTTTTCTACCTCATGAAGAAACGTGACAGTTAGCTACTGGGGTAAAGGGTGGGGCTGAGCCAGTGGAAGGGGAATTTGTGGGAAAGTCTGTCCTTGGTGGAGCACAGGGAGGAGAGGgtgaccagatccaggttgggatattcctgaggatttgggggtggagtctggggaggacttCAGCGATCAGTTCCCATAGAGAatattgctttggaggatggagtggaCTCCACGGAGGTCCGtttcctcccctggctccacccccaaatctccaggggtttcccagcctggatctgacaaccctagtcCCCCACCCCTTGCTGGTAGCtggagggacctgacaaccctagccttccCACCCCTTGCTGGTAGctggggggacctgacaaccctagccttccCACCCCTTACTGGTAGctggggggacctgacaaccctagccttccCACCCCTTGATGGTAGCTGGgcggacctgacaaccctagccttccCACCCCTTGCTGGTAGctggggggacctgacaaccctagccttccCACCCCTTGCTGGTAGCtggagggacctgacaaccctagccttccCACCCCTTGCTGGTAGctggggggacctgacaaccctagccttccCACCCCTTGATGGTAGCtggagggacctgacaaccctagccttcccatcccttgctggtagctggagggacctgacaaccctagccttccCACCCCTTGCTGGTAGCtggagggacctgacaaccctagccttccCACCCCTTGCTGGTAGctggggggacctgacaaccctagccttcccatcccttgctggtagctggagggacctgacaaccctagccttccCACCCCTTGCTGGTAGCtggagggacctgacaaccctagccttccCACCCCTTGCTGGTAGctggggggacctgacaaccctagccttccCACCCCTTGCTGGTAGctggggggacctgacaacctcTTGCTGGTAGCCAGAGGGACCTGACTACCCTAGCCCCCATCCTCCCTGGTAGCTggaaggacctgacaaccctagccttccCACCCCTTACTGGTAGcctgggggacctgacaaccctagccccCCATCCTCCCTGGTAGCTggaaggacctgacaaccctagccttccCACCCCTTACGGGTAGcctgggggacctgacaaccctagccccCCATCCTCCCTGGTAGCTggaaggacctgacaaccctagccttccCACCCCTTACTGGTAGcctgggggacctgacaaccctagccccCCATCCTCCCTGGTAGCTggaaggacctgacaaccctagccttccCACCCCTTACTGGTAGcctgggggacctgacaaccctagccccCCATCCTCCCTGGTAGCTggaaggacctgacaaccctagccttccCACCCCTTACTGGTAGcctgggggacctgacaaccctagccctCCATCCTCCCTGGTAGCTggaaggacctgacaaccctagccttccCACCCCTTACTGGTAGcctgggggacctgacaaccctagccccCCATCCTCCCTGGTAGCTggaaggacctgacaaccctagccttccCACCCCTTACTGGTAGcctgggggacctgacaaccctagccctCCATCCTCCCTGGTAGCTggaaggacctgacaaccctagccttccCACCCCTTACTGGTAGcctgggggacctgacaaccctagccctCCATCCTCCCTGGTAGCTggaaggacctgacaaccctagccttccCACCCCTTACTGGTAGCCTGGGGGGCCTGACAACCCTAGCCCCCCATCCTCCCTGGTAGCTggaaggacctgacaaccctagccttccCACCCCTTACTGGTAGcctgggggacctgacaaccctagccctCCATCCTCCCTGGTAGCTggaaggacctgacaaccctagccttccCACCCCTTACTGGTAGcctgggggacctgacaaccctagccccCATCCTCCCTGGTAGCTggaaggacctgacaaccctagccttccCACCCCTTACTGGTAGCCcgagggacctgacaaccctagccccCCATCCTCCCTGGTAGCTggaaggacctgacaaccctagccttccCACCCCTTACTGGTAGcctgggggacctgacaaccctagccccCCATCCTCCCTGGTAGCTggaaggacctgacaaccctagccttccCACCCCTTACTGGTAGcctgggggacctgacaaccctagccctCCATCCTCCCTGGTAGCTggaaggacctgacaaccctagccttccCACCCCTTACTGGTAGcctgggggacctgacaaccctagccctCCATCCTCCCTGGTAGCTggaaggacctgacaaccctagccttccCACCCCTTACTGGTAGCCTGgggaacctgacaaccctagccccCCATCCTCCCTGGTAGCTggaaggacctgacaaccctagccttccCACCCCTTACTGGTAGcctgggggacctgacaaccctagccctCCATCCTCCCTGGTAGCTggaaggacctgacaaccctagccttccCACCCCTTACTGGTAGcctgggggacctgacaaccctagccccCATCCTCCCTGGTAGCTggaaggacctgacaaccctagccttccCACCCCTTACTGGTAGCCcgagggacctgacaaccctagccccCCCATCCTCCCTGGTAGCTggaaggacctgacaaccctagccttccCACCCCTTACTGGTAGcctgggggacctgacaaccctagccccGCATCCCTCGCTGGTACCCAGGTGGGGACCTGACAACCGTAACGCCATCTGGCCCCACTTGTTTGCAGTCATCCCTGGATGAGACACAGTTGGGACCGGATTGTTTATATAGTTAGGGTGAAAGTTTCTAGCCACCAAAATTTCCCCTTAAAGATGCACATCTGCGAAACCCATAACAGGAGAAAGAGACAAGGAAGGTACTCTGGGGAGGGGGACCGAGTGCTATCTTCTCCTGCCTCACTTTTATTATAAACTTGCTAGGCTAACATTGAAAGTGAAGCTATAtgttatgttggggggggggtcttccatagaccccccccccgggtgcgtTGGATGAGGATCGGAAAGCGGGCGGGAGGGGGTTACTAAGACTGCAGTTGCTGACTCGCCTATTCTGTCAGTGTGGTCCTAACCAAAGATACACTCCTCCATGTCTGCTGAAGCAACCGGCCTAAGAATCCTGTCGCTTCGTTTAGGATTGTGCGGTAATTCGTTTAAAACCCTGCCGAGTAAAAATAGCTCTTTCCGACAGACCGAAAGACAAAGAAAACCACCCCGCTCAAaagcttgctttgtttttttgtgtgtgtgaaggaaaAATTATGCAAATCCCACTGGAGCCCGTCTGGGTtcctctgtttattattatttatttattatgattattatttattaaatttatgacTCGCCTCTCCTcgaaggctcgaggtgagttacaatgcttaaaaccccaataagaacccctatacacaataaaacacagcacaataaaacacaataccaTAAAACacagcacaataaaacacaataccaTAAAACacagcacaataaaacacaacaaaacacagctgcccacATAATTGTTGCTAAGAACAGCCCATTTCCTTACAGCTGTTTTCTCTCTCAGATAGAAGTCGAACCAACATCTCTGCCAGAACCCTTTCCTGGTCCCATTCGATAGATAAGTCAATGGCCAGGTACCTTGTGCATTCATTGGTCCTCCGAATCGTTCCCGGATCCCTGAGCGTGGTACGTGCTCCGGACGGGGCACTGCTGACCGATTTCCCTCCTTTGAAGCtcggctcttctctctctctgactaTATGTAGGGGTTGCTACTTCCTCTTTGGTTCTGAGAAATGGCCGTTCATTGAGAGTCCACcatgtggagaagaagaagaagaaggtcttGAGCAGCCCTGAGACGAAACACGTAATTTGTGGGAGGAAGTCGTTTTCCTGTTCACCAGCGAAGAGGCAGTTCCGCACCGAGCAACGCAGAGCGAAAGACCGTCCTTAGGATAAGGTGCTTCCTTTATACTGTTTCAGATTTGGACTCTCACAAGCTGCCTTCTgctagctaaaggtaaaggtaaaggtatcccctgtgcaagcaccgagtcatgtctgacccttggggtgacgccctccagcgttttcatggcagactcaatacggggtggtttgccagtgccttccccagtcatgaccgtttaccccccagcagcaagctgggtactcattttaccaacctcagaaggatggaaggctgagtcaaccttgagccggctgctgggattgaactcccaacctcatgagcaaagctttcaggcggctgccttaccactctgcgccacaagaggctcttaatctgcTAGCTACCTACGTTATAAACAGCTTTTCAGGAAGTGGCTTGGGAGAAGAAACCAGGTGAGGGCTGCACTCTTGGCATCATTACCCCAGGTGAtgcctgtttttccccccaggta
Proteins encoded:
- the AIF1 gene encoding allograft inflammatory factor 1, producing MNAQGGKAFGALKAQQEEFLDSLNKEFLEDPKYSTDEDLAEKLELFKKKYLDFDLNAQGNIDIMALKRMLEKLGAAKTHLELKKMITEVTGGMSETISYRDFVRMMLGKRSAILKIILMYEEKAKEKEEKPSGPPPKKIIADLP